The Haloprofundus salinisoli genome includes a region encoding these proteins:
- a CDS encoding halocyanin domain-containing protein: MEKDTTAKRNRSNQFAESPPEQPSTDRRRLLGVASRLALVGLLAGCTNAPNGGGSGSNGENDPTSVDSWLSNTGNYDGVVDATESASVTVEVGARGNNGANAFAPAAIEISPGTTVTWEWVDGYHNVVATAGQFDSGEAEQNAAFEHTFEAAGTVYYYCEPHRSIDMKGAIIVSEDNSGSLR; this comes from the coding sequence ATGGAGAAGGATACGACCGCCAAGCGTAACAGATCGAACCAGTTTGCGGAGTCGCCGCCGGAACAGCCATCAACTGACCGACGTCGACTCCTCGGTGTAGCGAGCAGGCTCGCACTTGTGGGTCTGCTTGCGGGCTGTACAAATGCCCCAAACGGCGGAGGTTCCGGGTCGAATGGAGAAAACGACCCGACGAGCGTCGACAGCTGGCTTTCGAATACTGGTAACTACGACGGCGTCGTGGACGCAACCGAATCGGCGTCGGTGACCGTCGAGGTCGGGGCCCGAGGGAACAACGGTGCCAACGCGTTCGCCCCAGCCGCGATTGAGATCTCTCCCGGAACGACGGTGACGTGGGAGTGGGTCGACGGCTATCACAACGTCGTCGCCACGGCGGGGCAGTTCGATAGCGGCGAGGCCGAACAGAACGCGGCCTTCGAACACACGTTCGAGGCGGCCGGGACGGTGTATTACTACTGCGAGCCGCATCGCTCGATAGACATGAAAGGCGCAATCATCGTCTCGGAAGACAACAGTGGGAGTTTACGATGA
- a CDS encoding helix-turn-helix domain-containing protein: protein MVRAHLKVEIGADDDNWLADVSTDFSDAEFKILTSQPVDDGVLELIEVTTSDGDAIVRRFDDAPEVRSYEVLHSDGGMVLVQLVFPMPSTYEARRSMGVLPRFPITIRDGWASGEQTTSQEQLSELTTELAAAHIPYEILSLTQSYDPNGVLTERQREVITEAVERGYYDSPRGCTLVELAETLGVNQSAASGVLHRAEGRIIKEFIS from the coding sequence ATGGTCCGTGCACACCTGAAGGTCGAGATCGGGGCAGACGACGACAACTGGCTGGCTGATGTCTCGACCGACTTCTCGGACGCCGAGTTCAAGATTCTGACGAGCCAGCCCGTAGACGATGGCGTGCTCGAACTGATCGAAGTAACGACATCGGATGGGGACGCCATCGTTCGCCGGTTCGACGACGCACCGGAGGTGCGCTCGTACGAAGTGCTCCATTCCGACGGCGGGATGGTACTGGTCCAGTTGGTGTTCCCGATGCCGTCAACGTATGAGGCAAGGCGTTCGATGGGGGTCCTTCCGAGATTTCCTATCACCATCCGAGACGGGTGGGCATCCGGTGAACAAACTACCTCACAGGAGCAGTTGTCGGAGTTGACTACCGAGTTAGCGGCGGCTCACATTCCGTACGAGATACTGTCGTTAACCCAATCATACGACCCGAACGGAGTTCTGACCGAGCGTCAACGGGAGGTCATCACTGAAGCTGTTGAACGGGGCTATTACGACAGTCCTCGCGGCTGTACCCTAGTTGAACTTGCAGAAACATTGGGGGTCAATCAATCAGCGGCTAGTGGTGTCCTCCATCGAGCTGAAGGGCGGATTATTAAGGAGTTCATCTCGTAG
- a CDS encoding MEDS domain-containing protein — MSQRNEPRDQGKVNIERGLEALRQSSEFRGPVEPLDDHTHANDHFALIYETQEEQFAAAVPFMRQGLERGERCLYITYENSREEILEAMRADGIDVDAALESGAFSIHTAQDSYLRNGTFDPDDTIAFLDEAIEEATEEYEALRVTGEMSSVLEEDPDGEDLIRCEAKANYLFDDVDGIALCQYNCARFSPEIIHDVISTHPHIIHGNRVSHNVYYTPPEEFFGPEKSAREVDRMMGTLRNLTEAKTELQNHKQAQRTLYEIVAGSDRTFEEKLQALFDLGCERLGLELGGMACVDPATDRFEVEVMSGDHEHLVPGAQVELSESYCRVIAGGERTAGDSDSVDSGFEDTNAYEEFGRRAYLRTHVEVDGDVDRILFFVSTEPRDREFSDEERTFHRLMGQWVEYELERRQAAEALREHTHTLETINEVGNSLAAELDLENLVQEVTDAGTEITDAEFGAFFYNVIDDQGESYTLYTISGVPDEAFEDFPMPRNTEVFGPTFHGEGVVRSDDITKDPRYGNNAPYKGMPEGHLPVCSYLAVPVISNSGEVHGGLFFGHSEPGIFTEKDENIITGIAAQAAVAIDNARLYETVRESEERFRALVSASSDVVYRMSSDWSEMYYLEGKEFIPDTQEATNDWLDKYIHPDDQERVMEAINEAIQTKSIFELESQVEQVDGSLGWTYWRAVPMLDEDGIIDEWIGMARDITERKEYEQELEQTNAQLERSNERLERSNTELKRFAYAASHDLQEPLRMVSSYLQLLEHRYTDDLDADAQDYIEFAVDGADRMREMIDALLKYSRLDRDGDEFEPVDCAVVLREAMGNLQIAIEENDAEITSDSLPTVMGDKQQLVPLFQNLLDNAITYAGDEPPRIHVTAEKPNDEWVLSVRDNGIGIDPDKTDGIFRVFNRLHTTDEFAGTGIGLALCQRIVDIHDGRIWVDSKPGEGSTFSFTVPDAKEYVDGDS; from the coding sequence GTGAGTCAAAGGAACGAGCCGAGGGACCAAGGGAAAGTGAACATCGAGCGGGGACTCGAAGCACTGCGTCAGAGTTCGGAGTTTCGCGGCCCGGTCGAACCCCTCGACGATCATACCCACGCGAACGACCATTTCGCACTCATCTACGAGACCCAAGAGGAGCAGTTTGCAGCCGCCGTCCCGTTCATGCGCCAGGGGCTCGAACGGGGCGAACGGTGCCTGTACATCACCTATGAGAACTCCAGAGAAGAGATCCTTGAGGCCATGCGGGCCGATGGCATTGACGTCGACGCCGCACTCGAATCGGGCGCATTCTCCATCCACACCGCCCAGGACAGCTACCTCCGGAACGGGACGTTCGACCCAGACGATACGATTGCGTTCCTCGACGAGGCCATCGAGGAGGCCACCGAGGAGTACGAGGCGCTCCGGGTGACCGGCGAGATGAGTAGTGTCTTGGAGGAGGACCCCGACGGTGAGGATCTCATCAGGTGCGAGGCCAAGGCCAACTACCTCTTCGATGACGTGGACGGCATCGCGCTCTGTCAGTACAACTGCGCGCGATTCTCGCCGGAGATCATCCACGACGTCATCAGCACCCATCCCCACATCATCCACGGCAACAGGGTCAGTCACAACGTCTACTACACACCGCCCGAGGAATTCTTCGGTCCCGAGAAATCGGCCCGCGAAGTCGACCGGATGATGGGGACGCTGCGTAATCTGACTGAGGCGAAGACGGAACTCCAGAATCACAAGCAGGCTCAGCGAACGTTGTACGAGATTGTGGCCGGTTCCGACCGGACGTTCGAGGAGAAACTTCAGGCACTGTTCGACCTCGGGTGCGAACGGCTCGGCCTCGAACTGGGCGGGATGGCCTGCGTAGACCCGGCGACCGACCGCTTCGAGGTGGAAGTCATGAGCGGAGACCATGAACACCTCGTTCCGGGAGCCCAAGTCGAGCTTTCGGAGTCCTACTGTCGAGTAATTGCTGGCGGTGAGCGGACGGCTGGCGACTCAGACTCCGTAGACAGCGGGTTCGAAGACACGAATGCCTACGAGGAGTTCGGCAGGAGAGCCTACCTTAGGACCCACGTCGAAGTCGACGGCGATGTCGACCGGATACTCTTCTTCGTCTCGACTGAGCCACGGGACCGTGAGTTCTCGGACGAGGAACGCACGTTCCACCGCCTGATGGGCCAGTGGGTAGAGTACGAACTTGAACGCAGGCAGGCCGCGGAGGCACTGCGCGAACATACCCACACCCTCGAAACAATCAACGAGGTAGGCAACTCACTGGCCGCCGAACTCGACCTCGAGAATCTGGTGCAGGAGGTTACAGACGCCGGTACGGAAATAACCGACGCGGAGTTTGGTGCCTTCTTCTATAACGTCATCGATGATCAGGGCGAATCCTACACGCTTTATACCATCTCAGGAGTTCCTGATGAGGCATTCGAGGACTTCCCGATGCCGCGCAATACGGAGGTCTTCGGTCCGACCTTTCACGGCGAGGGGGTCGTCCGTTCGGACGACATCACCAAAGATCCGCGCTACGGTAATAACGCGCCCTACAAGGGGATGCCCGAAGGCCATCTGCCCGTATGCAGTTACCTGGCGGTTCCTGTAATTTCGAACTCCGGTGAAGTACACGGCGGCCTTTTCTTCGGCCATTCGGAGCCGGGTATATTCACCGAGAAGGATGAAAACATCATCACCGGGATTGCTGCCCAAGCAGCCGTAGCCATTGATAACGCTCGTCTGTATGAAACGGTGCGCGAAAGCGAGGAGCGATTCCGTGCGTTGGTCTCCGCGAGTTCAGATGTCGTATATCGCATGAGCTCTGATTGGAGTGAAATGTACTATCTCGAAGGCAAGGAGTTCATCCCCGATACGCAGGAAGCGACCAACGATTGGCTTGATAAATACATTCATCCAGACGACCAGGAGCGAGTTATGGAGGCCATCAACGAAGCGATCCAGACCAAGAGCATCTTTGAGTTGGAATCTCAGGTGGAGCAGGTCGATGGGAGCCTGGGTTGGACGTACTGGCGTGCGGTCCCGATGCTTGACGAGGACGGTATTATCGACGAATGGATCGGGATGGCGAGAGACATCACCGAGCGCAAAGAGTATGAGCAGGAACTCGAACAAACCAACGCCCAACTGGAACGCTCGAACGAACGATTGGAGCGGTCGAACACCGAATTGAAGCGGTTTGCCTACGCCGCCTCCCACGATCTTCAGGAACCACTGCGGATGGTATCCAGCTATCTGCAACTCCTCGAACACCGCTATACGGACGATCTCGACGCCGACGCACAGGACTACATCGAGTTCGCCGTCGATGGTGCCGATCGGATGCGCGAGATGATCGACGCGCTCCTCAAATACTCGCGGCTCGACCGGGACGGCGACGAATTTGAACCAGTTGACTGTGCCGTTGTCCTCCGTGAGGCCATGGGCAATCTCCAGATCGCCATCGAGGAGAACGACGCCGAGATCACCTCGGACTCACTTCCGACGGTCATGGGTGACAAACAACAGCTGGTCCCACTGTTCCAGAACCTGCTCGATAACGCCATCACGTACGCCGGCGATGAACCACCGCGTATTCACGTCACCGCCGAGAAGCCGAACGATGAGTGGGTGCTGTCCGTCCGTGATAACGGGATCGGGATTGATCCAGACAAGACCGACGGTATCTTCAGGGTGTTCAACCGCCTCCATACCACTGACGAGTTTGCGGGCACTGGCATCGGTCTCGCACTCTGCCAACGGATCGTCGATATTCACGACGGCCGCATTTGGGTCGATTCAAAACCCGGTGAGGGGTCGACCTTCTCCTTCACGGTTCCCGATGCAAAGGAGTACGTAGATGGTGATTCGTAG
- a CDS encoding D-2-hydroxyacid dehydrogenase, whose amino-acid sequence MADIVVLNHTAHGIPAEECAAAIRERVDDRTVALAESARAERELVSDAEIIVGGDLESDLLDRAEKLRLFACTSAGTDRLDMDAFRERGVAVTNASGVHGPNIAEHVLGWMLTITRRLDEGLRRDERGEWRHFQAFGELQGSRVCVVGLGAIGSAVVERLSGFGVETVGVRYTPEKGGPTDEVYGFDEFADALVGTDFLVLACPLTETTRGLVDADALAALPPNAVVINIARGPVVETDALVTALRKSDLRAAALDVTDPEPLPADHPLWSLGNAYVTAHVSGYTPHYFERVADILAANLDRLDEEGGDADLENRVD is encoded by the coding sequence CCACACGGCACACGGTATTCCGGCCGAAGAGTGCGCCGCGGCGATTCGAGAGCGCGTCGACGACCGCACCGTCGCGTTAGCGGAGTCGGCGCGCGCCGAGCGCGAACTCGTGTCGGATGCGGAGATAATCGTCGGCGGTGACCTCGAATCCGATCTCCTCGACCGCGCCGAGAAGCTGCGCCTGTTCGCGTGCACCTCCGCGGGCACCGACCGGCTCGACATGGACGCGTTCCGAGAACGGGGCGTTGCCGTGACGAACGCCTCCGGCGTCCACGGACCGAACATCGCCGAACACGTGCTCGGATGGATGCTCACGATCACCCGCCGACTCGACGAGGGACTCCGACGCGACGAGCGCGGCGAGTGGCGTCACTTCCAGGCGTTCGGCGAGTTGCAGGGCTCGCGCGTCTGCGTGGTCGGACTCGGCGCTATCGGAAGTGCAGTCGTCGAGCGACTGTCGGGGTTCGGCGTGGAGACCGTCGGCGTCCGCTACACGCCGGAGAAAGGCGGCCCGACCGACGAGGTGTACGGCTTCGACGAGTTCGCTGACGCGCTGGTCGGGACGGACTTTCTGGTGCTGGCGTGTCCGTTGACCGAGACGACGCGAGGGCTCGTCGACGCGGACGCGCTCGCTGCGCTCCCGCCGAACGCGGTCGTCATCAACATCGCTCGCGGTCCGGTCGTGGAGACGGACGCGCTCGTGACCGCCCTCAGGAAGAGCGACCTCCGCGCGGCCGCCCTCGACGTGACCGACCCCGAGCCGCTACCCGCCGATCACCCGCTGTGGTCGCTCGGCAATGCGTACGTCACCGCCCACGTCTCCGGGTACACGCCGCACTACTTCGAGCGCGTCGCCGACATCCTCGCCGCGAACCTCGACCGCCTCGACGAGGAAGGAGGCGACGCCGACCTGGAGAACCGGGTCGACTGA
- a CDS encoding DoxX family protein, which produces MSTIATAIPLVQGLLGLIMLAAGIAKLIGIDLVVEDFDRYGYPEWFRFVTGGIEAFGGLGLLVGLVFTPILAVLGGLLIVATMAGAILTHLFRVDDPLWRFVGPAIYLTTGLLVTRFHLLSF; this is translated from the coding sequence ATGAGCACAATTGCAACGGCCATCCCTCTCGTGCAAGGGCTGCTCGGACTCATCATGCTGGCTGCGGGCATTGCGAAGCTAATCGGCATTGACCTGGTGGTAGAGGATTTCGACCGGTACGGCTATCCAGAGTGGTTCCGGTTCGTTACTGGTGGCATCGAGGCTTTTGGGGGTCTCGGCTTGCTCGTCGGTCTCGTGTTCACGCCGATTCTCGCTGTTCTCGGCGGACTGTTAATCGTCGCCACGATGGCCGGGGCCATCCTCACACATCTCTTCCGGGTTGACGACCCGCTCTGGAGATTTGTGGGGCCAGCGATCTATCTCACCACCGGACTTCTCGTGACGAGATTCCACCTGCTGTCGTTCTAG
- a CDS encoding response regulator — protein MSEKIEILLVEDNPGDIRLTQEAFSECKTNCQIHVTRDGEEATDFLDQRGAYADATRPDLILLDLNLPNKDGGELLTEIAEDPDVRRIPVIILSSSASEEDISNAYAHCANAYLIKPVDPLKFVSLARTVEEFWFSLAELPSTH, from the coding sequence GTGAGTGAGAAAATTGAAATTCTGCTGGTCGAAGATAATCCGGGAGATATCCGCCTCACACAGGAGGCATTTAGCGAATGCAAAACCAATTGCCAAATCCACGTTACGCGGGATGGGGAGGAGGCCACGGACTTCCTGGATCAACGGGGCGCGTACGCCGACGCCACCCGCCCCGACCTCATCCTGCTCGATCTGAATCTCCCGAACAAGGACGGTGGCGAACTCCTCACAGAGATTGCAGAGGACCCTGACGTGCGACGGATTCCCGTAATCATCCTCTCGAGTTCGGCCAGCGAAGAGGACATCAGCAACGCCTACGCCCACTGCGCAAACGCGTATCTCATCAAGCCCGTTGATCCGCTCAAGTTCGTTTCACTGGCGAGAACGGTCGAGGAGTTTTGGTTCTCCCTCGCAGAACTCCCATCTACGCACTGA
- the hutG gene encoding formimidoylglutamase, with amino-acid sequence MSTLTEPVDWTGTSSDPIDEQFGDVVESSNLASADGYDIVLVGEPYDGAVISRRGAAEGPSAIRDALAAVKTHHFDVGPVDSIADLGDVEVPAGSVPEVQDAIREAVEAVHELDALPVFLGGDNSVTVPNVAPLLEAASIGVLNIDAHLDVREVRNGPTSGTPYRQLHEAGLDGYACIGARHFETSTAYHDYVRENGGTVVTAEEVAADLVAAVDRALSGLDSVDRLYCSVDIDVLDATYCGCSAPTPGGLTPRELFQLVRLVAADERIAGFELVECAPSLDAEGRTVDAAARTIAHFLSGWSA; translated from the coding sequence ATGAGCACTCTCACCGAACCGGTCGACTGGACGGGAACGTCGTCGGACCCCATCGACGAACAGTTCGGCGATGTCGTCGAGAGTTCGAACCTCGCGAGCGCGGACGGATACGACATCGTCCTCGTCGGCGAACCGTACGACGGAGCGGTCATCTCCCGGCGCGGAGCCGCGGAGGGTCCGTCGGCTATCAGGGACGCGTTGGCAGCCGTGAAGACGCATCACTTCGATGTAGGCCCCGTCGATAGCATCGCTGACCTCGGCGATGTGGAGGTTCCTGCAGGGTCGGTCCCGGAAGTGCAAGACGCCATCCGAGAGGCCGTCGAGGCGGTTCATGAACTCGATGCGCTTCCCGTGTTTCTCGGCGGCGACAACTCGGTGACCGTCCCGAACGTCGCACCGTTGCTCGAAGCGGCGAGCATCGGAGTGCTCAACATCGATGCGCACCTCGACGTTCGAGAGGTCCGAAACGGGCCGACGAGCGGGACACCTTATCGCCAGTTACACGAGGCCGGGCTCGACGGCTACGCCTGTATCGGCGCTCGACACTTCGAGACGAGTACGGCCTACCACGACTACGTCCGCGAAAACGGTGGCACCGTCGTGACGGCAGAGGAAGTCGCGGCGGATTTAGTTGCGGCCGTCGACCGAGCGCTCTCGGGTCTCGATTCCGTCGATCGACTCTACTGCAGCGTCGATATAGATGTCCTCGATGCGACTTACTGCGGGTGTAGCGCCCCGACGCCCGGCGGTCTTACGCCGCGGGAGTTGTTCCAACTCGTCCGCCTCGTCGCCGCCGACGAGCGAATCGCGGGCTTCGAACTCGTCGAGTGCGCGCCATCACTCGACGCCGAGGGACGGACCGTCGACGCCGCTGCGCGGACGATTGCACACTTCCTGTCGGGGTGGTCTGCGTGA
- a CDS encoding response regulator — MGRSGLPPGEDIIILLVEDNQGDVRLLEEAFHDASIANTLYIVNDGDEALDFVKQRNEYADVARPDLILLDWKLPTLSGEEVLKEIKSNSSLEQIPVIVLTGSEAQTDIITSYNNQANAYVPKPVDPDEFIDVIRTLENFWLSVVRFPTHTDED; from the coding sequence ATGGGGCGCTCAGGGTTGCCACCGGGTGAGGATATCATTATCCTGTTGGTTGAAGACAATCAGGGTGACGTTCGTCTCCTTGAAGAAGCATTCCACGACGCGTCGATAGCCAATACGCTCTACATCGTTAACGACGGAGACGAAGCATTAGATTTCGTCAAGCAGCGCAACGAATATGCAGACGTTGCACGCCCGGACCTTATCCTCCTTGATTGGAAGCTCCCCACGCTTAGTGGGGAGGAGGTGCTGAAAGAGATAAAATCCAACTCATCGCTTGAGCAAATCCCCGTCATCGTATTGACCGGGTCTGAGGCACAGACGGACATCATCACTTCATACAACAACCAGGCAAATGCATACGTCCCCAAGCCGGTTGACCCAGACGAGTTCATCGATGTAATTCGGACGTTAGAGAATTTCTGGCTCTCTGTAGTCCGCTTCCCGACTCACACTGACGAAGATTGA
- the hutH gene encoding histidine ammonia-lyase, with amino-acid sequence MTDGPVIVDGESLTPEAVERVAQEGATVRVPDEARERVRESRERIVDIVESGQAVYGVNTGFGELVQERIPADDIETLQQNLVRSHAAGAGRELAEEEVRAMLVTRLNALVKGYSGVRERIVDVLAGMLNEGIHPVVKAKGSLGASGDLAPLAHLALVVTGEGEATVDGERLPGDEALTRKNLEPVTLRAKEGLGLINGTQLTLGLASLVVCDAERAMRAADIAGAMTTEATMGTTASSHSSIQRVRPHRGQAESAENIRRLTRDSEIVESHRNCDRVQDAYSIRCLPQVHGAVRDSIRHLREAVETELNSATDNPLVFAADEADDRASGTETAAVLSGGNFHGQPLALRLDYVTSGLSELASIAERRIDRMLNPNVQEAHLPPFLTERSGLRSGYMIAQYTAADLVSTIRSQGRPSTDNIPVSGNQEDHVSMSAQSAYVAREAVESALCVVGIELACAAQALDFVGEQTPGIGTDAAYQTVREHLEHLDDDRPIHRDMEVMVEILRTDALLENVEGALDAALA; translated from the coding sequence GTGACTGACGGCCCGGTCATCGTCGACGGCGAATCGCTTACGCCGGAAGCCGTCGAACGCGTCGCCCAGGAGGGAGCGACCGTCCGTGTCCCCGACGAGGCACGCGAGCGCGTCCGCGAGTCACGCGAACGCATCGTCGACATCGTCGAGTCCGGTCAGGCCGTCTACGGTGTGAATACCGGATTCGGCGAGCTCGTCCAAGAACGCATTCCTGCAGACGACATCGAAACGCTCCAGCAGAACCTCGTCCGGAGTCACGCTGCCGGAGCTGGCCGCGAACTCGCCGAAGAGGAGGTCCGTGCGATGCTCGTCACTCGGCTCAACGCGCTCGTGAAGGGGTACAGCGGCGTCCGAGAACGAATCGTGGACGTCCTCGCCGGGATGTTGAACGAGGGTATCCATCCCGTCGTGAAGGCCAAGGGAAGTTTAGGTGCCAGCGGTGACCTCGCACCGCTGGCGCACCTCGCGCTCGTCGTCACCGGAGAGGGCGAAGCCACGGTAGATGGGGAACGCCTGCCCGGCGACGAGGCGCTGACGCGGAAGAATCTCGAACCGGTGACGCTTCGAGCAAAGGAGGGATTGGGACTCATCAACGGGACGCAACTGACCCTCGGGCTGGCCTCGCTCGTCGTCTGTGACGCCGAACGCGCGATGCGCGCGGCGGATATCGCCGGCGCGATGACCACGGAGGCGACGATGGGGACGACCGCAAGTTCACACTCGAGCATCCAGCGCGTTCGACCTCACCGAGGGCAGGCCGAGAGTGCCGAGAATATCCGTCGACTCACCCGCGACTCCGAAATCGTCGAGTCACATCGGAACTGCGACCGGGTACAGGACGCCTACTCGATTCGCTGTCTCCCGCAGGTTCACGGAGCGGTCCGAGATTCCATTCGACACCTTCGTGAGGCCGTCGAGACTGAGCTCAACAGCGCGACGGATAATCCGCTCGTGTTCGCCGCAGACGAAGCGGACGACCGAGCCAGCGGAACTGAGACGGCGGCCGTCCTCTCCGGTGGGAACTTCCACGGCCAACCACTGGCGCTGCGGCTGGATTACGTCACGAGCGGTCTCTCGGAACTGGCATCGATTGCTGAGCGGCGGATCGACCGGATGCTCAATCCCAACGTTCAGGAGGCGCATCTCCCCCCGTTCCTGACCGAACGGAGCGGGCTTCGCTCGGGCTATATGATCGCCCAGTACACGGCGGCCGACCTCGTGAGTACGATCCGATCACAGGGGCGTCCATCCACGGACAACATCCCCGTCAGCGGGAACCAGGAGGACCACGTCAGCATGAGCGCACAGAGCGCGTACGTCGCACGCGAGGCCGTCGAATCCGCGCTGTGCGTCGTCGGCATCGAACTGGCCTGTGCGGCGCAGGCGCTCGATTTCGTGGGCGAGCAGACCCCAGGAATCGGAACTGACGCGGCGTATCAGACGGTTCGAGAGCATCTCGAACATCTGGACGACGACCGTCCCATCCATCGGGATATGGAGGTAATGGTGGAGATTCTTCGCACCGATGCGTTACTCGAAAACGTAGAGGGGGCACTCGACGCGGCGCTAGCGTGA
- the hutI gene encoding imidazolonepropionase, producing the protein MTDLVVHDAAQVVTPTDGSELETIRDGAVAIEDGAVVAVGPTDEVARERPPENATAAIDASGKTVLPGFVDPHTHASFAGDRADEFSAKLRGATYQEILAEGGGILRTVRAVREATRDGLVQNLLQQLDVMLASGTTTVEVKSGYGLDVETEVKMLEAIAEANDRHPIDVVATFMGAHAVPEDMEADAYVDRVVEEQLPAIAERGLAEFCDVFCEAGVFSVEQSRRVLEAGREHGLKPKIHADEFERLGGAQLAAEIGATSADHLLQSTTEDISALGEANVTPVLLPGTAFSLATDYADASAFEAADIPVAIATDFNPNCYSQSMEFAIELACNGMRMSPASAIRSATATAAEALDRTDGTGTLQVDSPGDLVVAGVPDYEHLPYNFGVRNVETVVKGGEVVHRD; encoded by the coding sequence GTGACCGACCTCGTCGTCCACGATGCGGCGCAGGTTGTAACGCCGACCGACGGCAGCGAACTCGAGACGATTCGTGACGGTGCCGTGGCCATCGAAGACGGCGCGGTCGTCGCGGTCGGACCGACTGACGAAGTCGCCCGAGAACGTCCGCCAGAGAACGCGACGGCCGCTATCGACGCTTCCGGGAAGACGGTGTTGCCGGGCTTCGTCGACCCTCATACCCACGCGTCGTTCGCGGGCGACCGCGCCGACGAGTTCTCCGCGAAACTCAGAGGCGCAACCTACCAAGAAATCCTCGCTGAAGGGGGCGGCATCCTGCGAACTGTTCGAGCGGTGCGTGAAGCCACTCGGGACGGACTCGTGCAGAATCTCCTTCAGCAGCTCGATGTCATGCTCGCCTCCGGGACGACGACAGTCGAGGTGAAGTCCGGCTACGGACTCGACGTCGAGACGGAAGTGAAGATGCTCGAAGCCATCGCCGAAGCGAACGACCGTCACCCGATTGACGTGGTTGCGACGTTCATGGGTGCACACGCGGTTCCAGAGGACATGGAGGCCGACGCATACGTCGACCGAGTCGTCGAGGAGCAGTTACCCGCAATCGCGGAGCGCGGCCTCGCCGAGTTCTGCGACGTCTTCTGTGAGGCGGGCGTTTTCTCGGTCGAACAGTCCCGTCGCGTCCTCGAAGCGGGACGAGAACACGGGTTGAAGCCGAAGATTCACGCCGACGAATTCGAACGGCTCGGCGGCGCACAGTTGGCTGCCGAAATCGGAGCCACGAGTGCAGACCACCTCTTGCAGTCGACGACGGAGGATATCTCGGCGCTCGGCGAAGCGAACGTGACGCCCGTTCTCCTCCCGGGAACCGCGTTCTCCTTGGCGACTGACTACGCCGATGCGAGCGCATTCGAGGCGGCCGACATTCCGGTCGCAATTGCGACCGACTTTAACCCGAACTGCTACTCTCAGAGTATGGAGTTCGCAATCGAGCTCGCCTGCAACGGCATGCGGATGTCGCCCGCGTCGGCCATTCGCAGCGCGACGGCGACGGCCGCCGAGGCGCTGGACCGAACGGACGGTACGGGCACGCTTCAGGTAGATTCGCCCGGCGACCTGGTCGTCGCCGGCGTACCCGACTACGAGCACCTCCCGTACAATTTTGGCGTGCGGAACGTCGAGACGGTCGTCAAAGGTGGGGAGGTGGTCCACCGTGACTGA